From a single Adhaeribacter swui genomic region:
- a CDS encoding CinA family protein yields MNATDLTRIVTKLRDKKLTIAFAESVTGGMLISEFVKAKGASDVLLGSIVTYAEEVKQKVLGVKKQTLKLYTAESQQVTNEMVLGLYKLLNAEMCVSVTGLSGQGASETSEKPVGTIFFSIYCKSRVEEFRQEFSQENGDIRKQAAEFIFEKIENTIDRHFERE; encoded by the coding sequence ATGAATGCTACAGATTTAACCCGGATTGTTACTAAGCTACGCGATAAAAAATTAACCATTGCTTTTGCCGAAAGTGTAACCGGTGGTATGCTAATCTCGGAATTTGTAAAAGCTAAAGGTGCCAGCGATGTATTACTGGGCAGTATTGTTACCTACGCCGAAGAAGTAAAGCAAAAAGTATTGGGCGTAAAAAAGCAAACTTTAAAATTATACACCGCCGAATCGCAGCAAGTAACTAATGAGATGGTGCTGGGCTTGTATAAATTATTAAACGCCGAAATGTGCGTATCGGTAACGGGCTTAAGTGGGCAGGGGGCTTCGGAAACCAGCGAAAAACCGGTTGGCACCATTTTCTTCTCAATCTATTGCAAGAGCCGGGTAGAAGAATTCCGCCAGGAATTTTCGCAGGAAAACGGCGACATCCGCAAACAAGCTGCCGAGTTTATTTTTGAAAAAATTGAAAACACCATCGACCGCCACTTTGAACGCGAATAA